In one window of Pseudobacteriovorax antillogorgiicola DNA:
- a CDS encoding DUF1318 domain-containing protein, translating to MKSRIWLTFLFVHSGSCTIKFDVTSQRTALENQILGTQKELDQDVVLISSVRAVDQDGEIKKIEASDLHQKAVLAKQNQAFNQDDIQEFKDKQFIGEGPAGKIMILPPSIGLVSQASNRETNIISIILAEENRDRKIIWRRVITMNPELNSEHFDSVVETFQKQIYEKAKPGHWFYRNGRWMQKP from the coding sequence ATGAAATCTAGAATTTGGCTCACATTTCTATTCGTGCACTCTGGATCATGCACTATAAAATTTGATGTTACGTCCCAGCGAACAGCCTTAGAGAATCAAATTTTAGGCACTCAGAAGGAACTCGACCAGGATGTTGTACTCATCAGCTCTGTTCGCGCTGTCGATCAAGATGGCGAGATAAAAAAAATTGAGGCATCCGACCTTCATCAGAAGGCGGTTCTGGCAAAGCAAAATCAGGCATTTAATCAGGATGATATTCAAGAGTTCAAGGACAAGCAGTTTATAGGTGAAGGTCCAGCGGGTAAAATTATGATTCTCCCTCCTTCCATAGGACTTGTCAGCCAGGCTTCGAATCGAGAAACGAATATCATCTCTATTATTCTTGCCGAAGAAAATCGTGATCGTAAGATCATCTGGCGAAGAGTTATTACTATGAACCCTGAGCTTAATTCAGAACATTTTGATAGTGTTGTTGAGACCTTTCAGAAACAAATCTATGAGAAGGCCAAACCGGGCCACTGGTTTTATAGAAATGGGCGTTGGATGCAAAAACCTTAA
- a CDS encoding CHAT domain-containing protein, whose protein sequence is MRRPNRATGFIEMGVGCKNLNLVLLLIAMTLASCVANKKIDISMPSTSKEPYQKFFFLTADPMQSQDPEPSSRGIFYSENSATNFDIFLLSGKSKRRITKHKSDDFMPSFSESYKILAFLSRREDAKGDIHFKAIGSISVTDEFHLKLPDTEEMHPSWSADGTKFVFASKGFGQSDPKIMLFDWQSKKVQDTGLLGFHPRINNDGDRIVFQQNAQIHEYNLRTKQHNILTQSRGLNSQPDLSPDFKKLVFRRIDHDTNRDGLINGNDHGALWLLDRDLNLEFALTSDDDNPSQGRFFNDRILLSFTRGTAANLGLIPERGQWQAIYDHHIYIPEKVRHIAINQGDDSLKNLYLRFLWAMQTPQQEVARFTLEKLVAENPNYEIWRPYLDSFYKFPEIKNHQGLSKRFQSACKNSTQDSFFAASCLILSSLNNYLNNQGLNKARQSLTEVIQSTDQEPYWKRFQLLALKLSFAIDAKLSTADAAMLSLDQYLVAIEQSNPELSRELSEYAIKNHINSITRSIDQKINSKWLSGTLKISRYQNSDQKEIFLRHNQLLALMDQYKDLSYIYIKALEKALELPDLHTFSDSYLKVFQQAAPFLAKEPSQFIREEGRVLHELVFRRVGDYYVKSLEIASAIKFYRKGISIFPRSVALHKSLIDAYGMMKKIDDIKERYMAKSPDWLSQYLALYVDTYSIDQTQDLEERLEIIESLIPTLENIVEIKPQQADLHQTLGWLYYQHDLWTKRKSGPSAWYRLKSMLFGFFSQFSERFTLGTVQAIRNYQLALASLPPDHPNRAALLQNIGEAQFQWKNYSQAYSYYSRRVAWLDRVPFRSLREEGQIYLNYGRSAAQTKQYPIAESAFLKASQAFQKIGRQDQRLQIQQYRALNFTDQKKYMQAIEVYRNILDLPLPRETRVIVLTNLGMNLYYSKNYTKTIETLNQAIGLVDDAPREEHSDDIAVNLGGSSTEAQGFSGLLRKAQIQTYLAKAYLKKGDYSSTSTWLRRKIQSLKSQEKQTNKSYIDYRTVANNHLAYVLFLSGDYAEAAKTFWIAYDLAQKIENRELAYSNGLNLLVSLARWQALGKPLSTEATAWAQSVINNFSSQRLIRAYDQLLSSRGPIPHQDLVSFLSESIDSATQEPNGRLIQQELRDTFVGKGEAWTYLLLEDLHHEAYLDLAETKSLNSLSFIRLIVAYLDQVFLQSFQNIEPSQGFEAYQKHLLLRRQILGRFLRINNERLNIQSKDINRLSPQEGELVVGFLGSSPMYMVYKSDRKTGTQRLERFANLSQEFDFSSYKRVHLLSDKQSHLLYPHLKKMLPSTPIIWSGGVQVPRTVDVRLFNRISWLGDPSPDIIKANEHRESIPVNADQPKILYIAEPLNLSPSLSAVSSTLDLQETKNIDLLTYTSRIDDHLDILAHDLIREHLGANTVVVAESSDTLGQFFQSFANQGLQDAINTPGITILGLPGTPKKLIAELAPKLAYDQKQALENRLVFANVLDDVSLQSEILLQLRAKRSQSRQYTGAYYYQKKILNLIEDSADELDLADEYLNSGILALRAKSFKNSQEYFDKSLAIYQDNEDTYQSAVVIKNMALLVFEQKASEKGVELLKKSRQLFLEDDDQEAATERLLDMANYTRESLNDFSQALIWYRQALDEFKKQDFEQGIIRANIDYANTLMAVGSIKRAITVLESQEDYIDADDEPTLWLRNAQILLNAYYRASLFQEAINLHSKAKNILESIESENLRKLLSLDLANVHALVLAKIGQEATAVKTLNQSIEKARLLEKPRKVAQLLSNLAYIKRKMGELRQSVALFKEALTIDTQERDESAIAFDYRNLGISFLYLEDYEQASQFLNRARKDSERLSLAYNQVYSLVGLAELALARQEPEKAISHYQKALEVSQKSYLRQFIWRSYAGLASTYDRLKQWQIAESYYEKALEIVEKLRGSLSNLENSSGFQEERSVQRVYEDFIVNLSQQGKFKKAWQISERSRSRSLIDSLSNTSIRENSEEASRYADFTELLDQLQSVMERSPNPELKSQIDSITKKRQSLLEKIKKEDPRLYNIVTISSIGLDEVTAYLDPQTALIEYMITSGHLIVWIISEKGIFGAIRTLPRDRIELRIKQYRKILQSLGDLSFIGQELYAWLLEDWQSEFQDYQNLVIVPHGSLHYLPFAALPESREQYLIDRFRITYLESATLARFAKHSDLTSSPTIKAFGNPDRGKDLDLPFAAKEAQTIKRYFPSAQVLVGGKATANSFLSSHEADWIHIASHGEFHPFDPGRSRLLLAPSGGSSGDILVDQILSTRINAELVTLSACETGLGDIKGGDEVVSFNRAFFQAGARSIISTLWRIDDVASALTMKRFYRYLSEGNNKRAGLRKAQLLTKSYFPHPAYWSSYRLIGSYR, encoded by the coding sequence ATGAGAAGGCCAAACCGGGCCACTGGTTTTATAGAAATGGGCGTTGGATGCAAAAACCTTAACTTGGTATTGCTATTGATAGCAATGACTCTAGCTTCTTGTGTTGCCAACAAGAAGATCGATATTTCTATGCCCAGCACATCAAAGGAACCTTATCAAAAATTTTTTTTCCTCACGGCCGATCCCATGCAATCCCAGGACCCAGAACCAAGCTCTCGGGGCATTTTCTATTCGGAAAATAGTGCCACTAATTTCGATATATTTCTTCTTTCTGGAAAGTCTAAAAGACGCATCACCAAGCACAAGTCTGACGACTTTATGCCAAGCTTCTCTGAATCATACAAGATCCTAGCATTCCTCTCACGAAGAGAGGATGCCAAGGGAGATATCCACTTTAAAGCCATTGGTAGTATTTCTGTAACTGATGAATTCCATCTCAAGCTGCCAGACACAGAGGAGATGCATCCTAGCTGGTCCGCAGATGGAACAAAATTTGTTTTCGCCAGTAAAGGTTTCGGCCAGAGCGATCCTAAGATCATGCTGTTTGATTGGCAAAGTAAAAAAGTTCAAGATACAGGTCTGCTGGGATTTCATCCTCGGATAAACAACGACGGGGATCGCATCGTATTTCAGCAAAATGCTCAAATACACGAGTACAACCTAAGAACCAAACAACACAATATTCTAACTCAATCAAGGGGTCTCAATAGCCAACCAGATCTTTCTCCTGATTTCAAAAAGCTGGTGTTTCGTCGCATAGACCATGACACCAACCGAGATGGACTTATTAATGGCAATGACCACGGAGCGCTCTGGCTCCTAGATCGCGACCTAAATCTGGAGTTTGCGCTTACCAGTGATGACGACAATCCAAGCCAGGGTAGATTCTTTAATGATCGAATTCTCTTGAGTTTCACTCGCGGAACCGCTGCCAATCTGGGACTGATTCCTGAGAGAGGGCAATGGCAAGCAATATATGATCACCATATCTATATTCCTGAAAAAGTACGTCATATTGCAATTAACCAGGGAGACGATAGTCTTAAAAATCTCTACCTACGATTTCTATGGGCCATGCAAACGCCTCAACAAGAAGTAGCAAGATTCACTCTAGAAAAGCTCGTTGCAGAAAATCCCAACTACGAAATTTGGCGACCCTATCTCGACAGCTTCTATAAATTTCCAGAAATCAAGAATCATCAAGGACTCTCTAAGAGATTTCAGTCTGCATGCAAAAACTCTACGCAAGACTCCTTTTTCGCGGCATCCTGTCTTATTCTTAGTTCTCTAAACAACTACTTAAATAATCAAGGACTCAACAAAGCTAGGCAGAGTCTAACAGAAGTAATTCAATCTACGGATCAGGAACCTTATTGGAAGAGATTCCAACTCCTTGCTTTGAAGCTCTCATTTGCCATAGATGCCAAGCTTAGCACGGCTGATGCAGCTATGCTATCGTTGGACCAATATCTTGTAGCAATAGAACAAAGTAATCCCGAACTATCACGAGAACTATCAGAATATGCAATCAAAAACCATATCAACTCGATAACACGAAGCATTGATCAAAAGATCAACAGTAAGTGGTTATCTGGCACTTTAAAAATCAGCCGATATCAGAACTCAGATCAAAAAGAAATATTTCTCCGCCATAATCAATTGCTAGCCCTGATGGATCAGTATAAAGATCTATCATATATCTATATCAAGGCTCTTGAGAAGGCACTAGAGCTTCCCGACCTTCATACGTTCTCTGACTCCTATCTTAAAGTGTTCCAGCAAGCAGCTCCATTTCTTGCTAAAGAGCCATCGCAATTTATCCGCGAGGAGGGCCGAGTTCTACACGAGTTAGTGTTTCGTCGGGTAGGCGACTACTATGTTAAGAGTCTAGAAATTGCCTCCGCGATCAAGTTCTACCGCAAGGGCATATCGATATTCCCTCGCTCAGTTGCCCTTCATAAAAGCCTTATCGATGCCTACGGCATGATGAAGAAGATAGATGATATCAAAGAAAGGTACATGGCAAAATCACCCGATTGGTTAAGTCAGTATCTCGCTCTTTATGTCGATACCTATAGCATTGACCAAACACAAGATTTAGAAGAAAGACTCGAAATCATCGAAAGCCTTATTCCTACCCTAGAGAACATCGTCGAAATCAAGCCTCAGCAAGCAGATCTACATCAAACCTTGGGCTGGCTCTACTATCAACACGATCTCTGGACCAAGAGGAAGTCGGGGCCAAGTGCCTGGTATCGCTTGAAGTCTATGCTTTTTGGCTTCTTCTCACAATTCTCAGAAAGGTTTACTTTAGGAACTGTTCAGGCCATTAGAAACTACCAATTAGCCTTAGCTAGCCTCCCACCCGATCACCCCAATCGGGCTGCTTTGCTTCAGAATATCGGTGAGGCTCAGTTTCAATGGAAAAACTATTCCCAAGCGTATTCATACTATAGCCGGCGAGTCGCTTGGTTAGATCGAGTTCCTTTTCGCAGCTTAAGAGAAGAGGGACAAATTTATCTGAATTATGGGCGCTCCGCTGCCCAGACCAAGCAATATCCCATCGCCGAATCGGCATTCCTAAAAGCATCGCAGGCATTTCAAAAGATTGGCAGACAGGATCAAAGACTTCAAATTCAGCAGTATCGGGCTCTCAATTTCACTGACCAGAAGAAGTATATGCAAGCTATTGAGGTATATCGAAATATTCTAGATCTTCCTCTACCACGTGAAACTAGAGTCATTGTGCTTACAAATCTAGGGATGAATCTCTACTACTCCAAGAACTACACTAAGACCATTGAAACTCTAAACCAGGCAATCGGGCTAGTGGATGATGCTCCTCGGGAAGAACACAGCGATGATATCGCGGTAAACTTAGGTGGAAGTTCTACCGAAGCTCAGGGCTTTTCTGGTCTTCTAAGGAAAGCTCAGATTCAAACTTACTTGGCCAAGGCCTATCTTAAAAAGGGAGACTATTCTTCCACAAGCACTTGGCTGCGGCGCAAGATTCAGTCCCTAAAATCTCAGGAGAAACAAACCAATAAGTCATATATTGATTATCGTACAGTTGCCAATAACCATTTAGCCTATGTCCTGTTTCTAAGTGGAGACTATGCAGAAGCGGCAAAGACGTTCTGGATAGCCTATGATCTCGCTCAGAAAATCGAAAACCGTGAGCTTGCTTATAGTAACGGACTTAATCTACTAGTCTCACTTGCCCGTTGGCAAGCACTTGGCAAGCCTCTGTCCACGGAGGCAACAGCATGGGCACAAAGTGTCATCAATAACTTTAGCAGCCAACGATTGATTCGTGCCTATGATCAGCTCCTTAGCAGTCGTGGCCCTATTCCTCATCAGGATCTAGTAAGCTTCCTAAGTGAATCCATAGATTCCGCGACACAAGAACCAAATGGCCGACTTATTCAACAAGAGCTAAGAGACACTTTTGTTGGCAAGGGAGAGGCATGGACTTACTTGCTATTAGAAGATTTACATCACGAAGCCTACTTGGATCTAGCAGAAACAAAGTCCCTAAATAGCTTAAGTTTCATACGCTTGATCGTTGCCTACCTTGACCAAGTATTCTTACAAAGTTTTCAAAATATCGAACCTAGCCAAGGATTTGAGGCCTATCAAAAGCACCTTTTATTGCGTCGGCAGATTTTAGGACGATTCTTACGTATCAACAATGAACGACTAAATATCCAATCTAAAGACATAAATAGATTGTCACCTCAAGAAGGTGAACTCGTTGTTGGCTTCCTTGGTTCTAGCCCCATGTACATGGTGTACAAATCGGACCGAAAGACTGGCACACAGAGACTTGAGAGATTTGCAAACCTCTCTCAAGAATTTGATTTTAGTAGCTACAAGCGGGTCCACCTACTCAGCGATAAGCAAAGCCATCTGCTCTATCCTCATCTAAAGAAAATGCTGCCATCGACTCCTATAATTTGGTCTGGTGGAGTTCAAGTTCCTCGCACTGTCGATGTACGGCTATTTAACCGTATCTCTTGGTTGGGTGATCCGAGTCCTGACATTATCAAAGCCAATGAACATCGAGAGTCGATACCAGTAAATGCTGATCAACCCAAAATTCTCTATATTGCGGAACCATTAAACTTGAGCCCTTCTCTGAGTGCAGTCAGCTCAACGCTAGATCTTCAGGAAACTAAAAATATTGACCTGCTTACATATACCAGTCGCATCGATGATCACTTGGATATCCTCGCACACGACTTGATACGGGAACATCTAGGAGCAAATACGGTTGTCGTGGCAGAATCCTCAGATACCCTAGGGCAATTCTTCCAGTCATTTGCTAATCAAGGCCTTCAAGATGCGATCAACACGCCAGGCATCACGATTCTGGGCCTACCTGGGACACCCAAAAAGCTCATTGCAGAACTGGCTCCTAAGCTTGCTTACGATCAGAAACAAGCTCTTGAAAATCGCCTGGTTTTTGCAAATGTGCTGGACGATGTTAGTCTTCAGTCTGAAATTCTCCTCCAACTACGGGCAAAGAGGTCACAATCCAGGCAGTATACGGGGGCATACTATTACCAAAAAAAGATTCTCAATCTTATCGAAGACAGTGCTGATGAGCTTGACTTAGCTGATGAATATCTCAATAGTGGAATTCTTGCCCTAAGGGCTAAGAGCTTCAAGAACTCCCAAGAATACTTTGATAAATCTCTTGCTATATATCAAGACAATGAAGACACCTATCAATCAGCCGTTGTGATTAAGAATATGGCTCTTTTAGTGTTTGAACAAAAAGCTTCAGAGAAAGGTGTCGAACTTTTGAAAAAATCTCGTCAGCTGTTTCTTGAGGATGATGATCAAGAGGCTGCAACAGAACGGCTTCTCGACATGGCTAATTATACAAGGGAATCCCTCAATGACTTTTCTCAAGCTCTCATATGGTATCGACAGGCGCTAGATGAGTTTAAGAAACAGGATTTTGAACAAGGGATCATCAGAGCAAATATTGATTATGCAAATACCCTAATGGCCGTAGGATCTATCAAACGAGCCATTACAGTACTCGAATCCCAAGAGGATTATATTGATGCGGATGACGAACCAACTCTTTGGTTAAGAAATGCACAAATCCTTCTTAATGCATATTATCGAGCCTCTCTTTTCCAAGAGGCGATCAACTTACATAGTAAAGCCAAGAACATTTTGGAAAGTATTGAATCTGAAAATTTGCGAAAACTGTTAAGCTTGGATCTTGCCAATGTTCATGCTCTAGTTCTGGCGAAAATAGGCCAAGAAGCCACTGCGGTGAAAACCCTGAATCAGAGTATCGAAAAGGCACGTTTGCTGGAAAAACCCAGAAAGGTTGCTCAGCTCCTTTCAAACTTGGCTTATATTAAGCGAAAGATGGGTGAGCTAAGGCAATCGGTTGCTCTTTTCAAAGAAGCTCTTACTATTGATACACAAGAGCGTGATGAATCAGCCATAGCCTTTGACTACCGCAACCTTGGCATTAGCTTCCTCTACTTAGAGGACTATGAACAAGCGTCGCAGTTCCTAAATCGTGCAAGAAAAGACAGCGAACGCTTAAGTCTTGCCTATAACCAGGTTTACTCCCTCGTTGGCCTCGCCGAACTAGCTTTGGCTAGGCAGGAACCTGAGAAGGCGATATCACATTATCAAAAGGCCCTAGAGGTTTCCCAAAAGTCCTACTTAAGGCAATTCATCTGGCGTTCCTATGCTGGCCTTGCCAGCACCTACGATCGACTCAAACAGTGGCAAATCGCTGAGTCTTACTACGAAAAAGCGCTTGAAATAGTCGAAAAACTGAGAGGCAGCCTTTCGAACTTAGAAAACTCTTCTGGTTTTCAAGAAGAGCGCTCCGTTCAGCGAGTATACGAAGATTTTATTGTCAATTTGTCTCAACAAGGGAAGTTTAAGAAAGCTTGGCAAATCAGCGAACGATCACGATCACGGTCATTGATCGATAGTTTATCTAATACATCGATACGTGAAAACTCTGAAGAAGCCAGTCGCTATGCGGACTTTACTGAGCTACTCGATCAATTACAAAGTGTGATGGAGCGCAGTCCCAATCCTGAGCTAAAGTCCCAGATCGATAGCATCACCAAGAAAAGGCAAAGCCTTCTTGAAAAAATCAAAAAGGAAGATCCTAGACTCTATAACATAGTCACAATCAGTAGTATCGGCTTGGATGAGGTCACGGCCTATCTTGACCCACAAACTGCTTTGATCGAGTACATGATTACAAGTGGTCATCTAATCGTCTGGATAATTAGTGAGAAGGGTATCTTTGGAGCCATACGAACTCTCCCCAGGGATCGTATCGAGTTAAGGATCAAACAGTATCGAAAAATTCTCCAAAGCCTAGGTGACCTCAGTTTTATCGGTCAGGAACTATATGCTTGGCTCCTTGAAGACTGGCAGTCAGAGTTCCAAGACTACCAGAACCTAGTTATCGTTCCTCACGGTTCACTACACTACTTACCCTTTGCTGCACTCCCTGAAAGTAGAGAGCAATATTTGATAGATCGTTTTCGTATCACCTACTTAGAGAGCGCAACTCTTGCTCGCTTTGCAAAACACTCAGATTTAACTAGCTCGCCCACAATCAAGGCTTTTGGCAACCCCGATCGAGGAAAGGACTTGGATTTGCCCTTTGCTGCCAAAGAAGCGCAGACCATCAAAAGGTACTTTCCATCAGCACAGGTGTTAGTAGGTGGTAAAGCCACAGCCAATTCATTTCTATCGAGTCACGAGGCAGATTGGATTCATATAGCATCCCACGGGGAGTTTCATCCATTCGATCCAGGGCGAAGCCGCTTGTTGCTAGCTCCCAGCGGAGGTAGTAGCGGCGACATTCTCGTAGATCAAATCCTAAGTACCAGAATCAACGCGGAGCTTGTAACCCTGTCTGCCTGTGAGACAGGACTCGGTGATATCAAAGGCGGGGATGAAGTTGTCAGTTTTAACCGAGCGTTCTTCCAAGCAGGTGCCAGATCGATTATTAGCACTCTATGGCGCATTGATGATGTTGCAAGCGCATTAACTATGAAGCGTTTCTATCGTTATCTTTCAGAGGGTAATAATAAGAGGGCTGGCTTGCGGAAAGCTCAGCTGCTAACCAAAAGCTATTTCCCACATCCGGCTTATTGGTCATCATACCGCTTGATCGGGTCCTATCGCTGA
- a CDS encoding response regulator has protein sequence MESFFKEKDGKVIVVDPSGAARTLLAEVVRSLGFGDVNGVAGIKEAVEMMEVEPIRWIVTPLMADQQENGMKLLDLFCNHPALKNLRVSFLLEESEQEVLPDAFERGLLSYHSKPFTKDSLTSELSGLFKTFEAVDWNGSLLAAHYLRTHMMEAERYQELLVFEKKLLDLYPGHLDQMFHTVPPLAKMGQTEEALSVLKQIKVIDSNQEDKIQSYLADYFEGQSLDQVESDGYNFLGLKKILLVDNDDSVANEVVNAFKEMGVEDVVVCNDGEAGTQAVQENEDIDLVIQEWRIPKLTGPLFLQKVQEESKKSVPIVLLSSLIEDQDIPFVKEMGVATMIKKPLKKDEFTKAIIWTIQQDRLPTEQSSMERKMRQFLNEKKVQEAQEIKERYIADSTIKIGPKEVMEAEFAYVQKEFEKARDFGIEAIKHAGDSIFILNLLGKTMMNLREFDVALKCFEKAQALAPMNLERLCQIAEVHSEMGNDEKAQETIEQAQDLDPDSERVKETSAKVALNAGDSATAKTIMAQLKAMENVVSYMNNQAVAMARCDMVNEGIQQYRTTLAAIPDTRKDIYAIVSYNLGLAHLRAGDMDGAQPPLEEAVQHDSVVKDRAEKLLKKVKGAIKSGKPLQVQKAQAPIPLKPEDASGDQATDSDKVVTLDGAKAKVLTLVNADPGDMACHLIFQVQSSNDKAQKLLSGNLKFTPREAILRGESGGADRAIVKIA, from the coding sequence ATGGAAAGTTTCTTCAAAGAAAAAGATGGCAAGGTGATCGTTGTCGATCCATCCGGTGCTGCGCGTACACTGCTTGCTGAAGTGGTCAGAAGCCTTGGCTTTGGCGACGTGAACGGTGTTGCTGGCATTAAGGAAGCTGTCGAGATGATGGAAGTCGAGCCCATTCGCTGGATCGTCACTCCTTTGATGGCAGATCAGCAAGAAAATGGTATGAAGTTGCTCGATCTATTCTGTAATCATCCTGCTTTGAAAAACTTGAGAGTCTCGTTCTTGCTAGAAGAATCAGAGCAGGAGGTATTACCTGATGCTTTCGAACGAGGGCTTCTCTCTTATCATTCCAAGCCCTTCACTAAGGACTCATTGACAAGCGAGTTGAGCGGCCTTTTCAAAACTTTTGAAGCTGTCGATTGGAATGGCAGTTTATTAGCAGCCCACTACCTTAGAACACACATGATGGAAGCAGAACGATATCAAGAGCTCTTGGTTTTTGAAAAGAAGCTTCTCGACTTGTATCCCGGTCATCTCGATCAGATGTTTCATACTGTTCCTCCCCTAGCTAAAATGGGGCAAACGGAAGAAGCGCTGTCGGTACTCAAGCAAATAAAGGTGATAGACAGCAATCAGGAAGATAAGATTCAGTCTTATCTCGCAGACTATTTTGAAGGCCAGTCTCTCGACCAGGTAGAAAGTGATGGCTATAATTTTCTGGGTCTGAAAAAAATTCTTTTGGTAGATAATGATGATAGTGTCGCCAATGAGGTGGTCAATGCTTTTAAGGAAATGGGTGTTGAAGACGTTGTCGTCTGCAATGACGGAGAGGCTGGAACTCAGGCTGTGCAAGAGAACGAGGATATCGATCTTGTGATCCAAGAGTGGCGAATCCCTAAACTAACGGGCCCACTGTTCCTGCAAAAAGTTCAAGAAGAGTCGAAAAAATCAGTCCCCATAGTGCTTCTTAGTTCTCTGATTGAAGATCAGGATATCCCCTTTGTCAAAGAGATGGGGGTTGCCACCATGATAAAAAAGCCCCTTAAGAAAGATGAGTTTACCAAAGCAATCATATGGACGATTCAGCAAGATCGCTTGCCCACAGAGCAATCGTCTATGGAACGGAAAATGAGGCAATTTCTCAATGAAAAGAAGGTTCAGGAGGCGCAGGAGATTAAGGAGCGATATATCGCGGATAGCACGATCAAAATCGGGCCGAAAGAAGTCATGGAAGCTGAGTTCGCCTATGTACAAAAAGAGTTCGAGAAAGCACGAGATTTTGGTATTGAAGCGATCAAGCATGCGGGCGATTCAATTTTTATATTAAATCTCCTTGGCAAGACTATGATGAACCTTCGCGAGTTCGATGTTGCACTGAAGTGCTTTGAAAAGGCGCAAGCTTTAGCGCCTATGAATCTGGAGCGACTTTGTCAGATAGCTGAAGTTCATTCTGAGATGGGTAATGATGAAAAAGCACAGGAAACTATTGAACAAGCCCAAGACCTAGATCCTGATTCTGAGCGTGTTAAGGAAACGTCAGCAAAGGTTGCTCTGAATGCTGGTGATTCAGCTACTGCGAAGACAATCATGGCTCAGCTTAAAGCTATGGAAAATGTGGTTTCCTACATGAACAATCAAGCCGTGGCCATGGCTCGGTGTGATATGGTGAACGAAGGAATTCAGCAGTATCGGACAACCCTTGCTGCGATCCCGGACACCCGCAAGGATATCTATGCTATTGTCTCCTACAATCTAGGTTTGGCTCATCTTAGAGCTGGCGATATGGATGGTGCGCAACCTCCCCTTGAGGAAGCGGTGCAGCATGATTCGGTTGTTAAGGACAGAGCTGAAAAGCTGCTAAAGAAAGTCAAAGGAGCCATCAAGTCTGGAAAACCTTTGCAAGTCCAAAAGGCTCAAGCCCCAATCCCACTTAAACCCGAAGATGCTTCCGGTGATCAAGCTACGGATAGTGACAAGGTCGTAACTCTTGATGGTGCCAAAGCCAAAGTTTTGACTTTGGTCAACGCTGATCCAGGAGACATGGCTTGCCACCTTATTTTCCAAGTTCAAAGCTCCAATGATAAGGCTCAGAAATTGCTGAGCGGTAATCTGAAGTTCACACCTCGTGAAGCTATACTGCGCGGTGAAAGCGGTGGTGCTGATCGTGCTATTGTAAAAATTGCGTGA
- a CDS encoding lysylphosphatidylglycerol synthase transmembrane domain-containing protein translates to MKSLVINTLKIAIAFGLITYLIRTDQLDFSQMGKVFSMPSLGITMFLFWIVGPLLLGSFRWRLLLHGAGYQITWPRAIRLHLIGFFFNTAMPGAVGGDLIKVLYVIRDNKHMGKTPAIMSVFLDRLIGLSGLFIVGLLVAIASYPIIQGQAALISIVITLAVVSLGILAFFAAALYEYRDRDPFDSLLSKPIPGFSPLRKIYGSLRLYRNHRTLILKCLGLSILIQLFSVLVFVLFTRAIIPDQNPQFGTIATIYPVGMFTVALPIAPGGLGVGHVAFDRLFEIIGHSQGASVFNVFLLTQMALNLLGAIPYLSLKKEEPVNEIDTAIKI, encoded by the coding sequence TTGAAAAGCCTTGTCATAAACACTCTCAAAATCGCAATAGCTTTCGGCCTTATCACATATCTCATCAGAACTGATCAGCTCGACTTCTCCCAAATGGGTAAAGTTTTTTCTATGCCAAGCTTGGGTATTACCATGTTTTTGTTCTGGATCGTTGGCCCCTTGCTCCTTGGCTCATTTCGCTGGCGACTACTCTTGCATGGAGCAGGCTATCAGATCACCTGGCCGCGAGCCATCCGCCTACACCTGATCGGCTTTTTCTTTAACACAGCCATGCCGGGAGCTGTCGGGGGAGACCTGATCAAGGTACTGTATGTGATTCGAGATAATAAGCACATGGGTAAAACACCTGCTATCATGAGCGTATTTTTAGACAGACTAATCGGTCTTAGTGGCTTGTTCATTGTTGGCTTGCTCGTTGCTATCGCCAGCTATCCGATCATTCAAGGGCAAGCCGCACTGATATCCATCGTCATTACCCTAGCGGTTGTAAGTCTCGGCATACTAGCCTTCTTTGCCGCTGCACTCTACGAGTACCGAGACCGCGACCCTTTCGACTCCCTACTATCGAAGCCAATCCCCGGATTCAGCCCACTACGAAAAATCTATGGTAGCCTGCGGCTCTACCGAAACCATCGCACCCTGATCCTCAAGTGCCTCGGCCTCTCGATCCTGATACAGCTATTCTCAGTGCTAGTTTTTGTTCTCTTCACCAGAGCCATTATTCCAGATCAGAACCCTCAGTTTGGGACTATTGCTACCATTTATCCTGTTGGAATGTTTACTGTCGCCCTTCCCATTGCTCCTGGAGGGCTTGGGGTTGGTCATGTAGCTTTCGATCGTCTCTTCGAAATCATCGGCCATAGCCAAGGTGCTAGTGTCTTTAATGTGTTCTTATTAACTCAGATGGCCCTCAACCTACTGGGTGCAATCCCCTATTTGAGCCTCAAGAAGGAAGAGCCTGTTAATGAGATTGACACAGCCATAAAAATCTAA